In Pirellulales bacterium, a single genomic region encodes these proteins:
- a CDS encoding septation protein SpoVG family protein, with amino-acid sequence MEITEVRIKLMEETGERLQAFCSITFDDCFVIRDLKIIEGANGPFVAMPSRKLTAHCPQCGCKNHLKAPHCNQCGARLKEDRAVKDEEGRTKLYADIAHPINSACREMIQDRVIREFHDELERAKLPGYMSRYDDFDHEEAFAQPHRTPQTQRAAKPQRRDSPSHRPPERDGHQHVYVRPGSEPASQIQPAEQQPRPPHKVAAQQPAPSIPSAPAAASRDGAASDIPPKTEGFGAGIF; translated from the coding sequence GTGGAAATCACCGAAGTGCGGATCAAGTTGATGGAAGAGACGGGCGAGCGGCTGCAAGCGTTTTGCTCGATCACGTTCGACGATTGCTTTGTCATCCGGGATCTGAAGATCATCGAAGGGGCGAACGGTCCGTTCGTGGCCATGCCGAGCCGCAAGCTGACGGCGCACTGCCCGCAGTGCGGCTGCAAAAACCACCTCAAAGCCCCTCATTGCAACCAATGCGGCGCCCGCCTCAAGGAAGATCGGGCCGTCAAGGATGAGGAGGGCCGGACCAAGCTTTATGCCGACATCGCGCATCCAATCAACTCGGCCTGCCGCGAAATGATCCAAGACCGCGTGATCCGCGAGTTTCACGACGAGTTGGAGCGGGCCAAGTTGCCGGGCTACATGTCGCGGTATGACGACTTCGACCACGAAGAAGCTTTCGCCCAACCGCACCGCACCCCCCAAACCCAGCGCGCCGCAAAGCCGCAGCGCCGCGATTCTCCAAGCCATCGCCCACCGGAACGCGACGGTCATCAGCACGTCTACGTGCGCCCCGGCAGCGAGCCGGCGAGCCAAATCCAGCCGGCCGAACAACAACCCCGCCCGCCGCACAAGGTCGCCGCCCAGCAACCGGCGCCATCGATTCCATCCGCGCCAGCGGCCGCGAGCCGCGATGGCGCGGCCAGCGATATCCCGCCGAAGACCGAGGGGTTTGGGGCGGGGATCTTTTGA
- the ispE gene encoding 4-(cytidine 5'-diphospho)-2-C-methyl-D-erythritol kinase, with translation MHVRQIAGGYEVLAPAKLNLFLEVLDRRDDGFHEIETLMVPVGLFDSLSFREDSRGRLNLKCQWACGLQKHVEPDESGRSPVVEWEKLPEGYDNVAMRAVDLLRRRSGSSAGASLQLTKRIPSAAGLGGGSSDAAAALIAANLAWKLGWPIDRVSQLAGEIGSDVPFFLGAGPALCQGRGERIQPMTGLPSLDFVVAAPPEGLSTAAVYAECRPGDPPRTADGLLTALRSGNRRHLAGAVFNRLETAAGRLSPWIETMRAEFSKLDCIAAQMSGSGTSYFGICRNAGHARRAARRLRSRGFQRVFAVRSL, from the coding sequence GTGCATGTCCGCCAGATCGCAGGAGGATATGAAGTTCTGGCGCCGGCGAAACTGAACCTCTTTCTGGAGGTTCTCGATCGGCGCGACGATGGGTTTCATGAGATCGAAACGCTCATGGTTCCCGTCGGCTTGTTTGATAGTCTGTCTTTTCGAGAGGACTCGCGGGGACGGCTCAATCTCAAATGCCAATGGGCTTGCGGCTTGCAAAAGCACGTCGAGCCAGACGAATCAGGACGTTCGCCGGTCGTTGAGTGGGAAAAGTTGCCGGAGGGATATGACAACGTTGCGATGCGAGCCGTGGATCTGTTGCGGCGCCGTTCAGGGAGTTCTGCCGGCGCTTCGCTGCAACTGACCAAGCGGATTCCGTCCGCCGCCGGTCTAGGAGGCGGATCCAGCGATGCCGCTGCCGCTTTGATCGCAGCCAACCTGGCCTGGAAGCTCGGTTGGCCGATCGACCGCGTCAGCCAATTGGCTGGAGAAATCGGAAGCGACGTGCCGTTCTTTCTCGGCGCCGGGCCGGCGTTGTGCCAGGGGCGTGGGGAAAGGATTCAACCGATGACAGGCCTTCCATCGCTGGATTTCGTCGTGGCCGCGCCGCCCGAAGGGCTTTCGACCGCGGCCGTTTATGCGGAATGCCGGCCGGGCGATCCGCCGCGCACAGCCGACGGGCTGCTTACGGCGTTGCGCAGCGGCAACCGACGGCACTTGGCCGGCGCGGTTTTCAACCGCCTGGAGACGGCGGCCGGGCGCTTGTCTCCTTGGATCGAAACGATGCGCGCCGAGTTTTCCAAGCTGGATTGCATCGCGGCGCAAATGAGCGGCAGTGGGACGAGCTATTTCGGCATCTGCCGCAACGCCGGCCACGCCCGCCGCGCGGCGAGACGGCTGCGCAGCCGAGGATTCCAGCGCGTGTTTGCCGTGCGGTCACTGTGA
- a CDS encoding formylglycine-generating enzyme family protein: MLAVLAATAEPARTAPPRQTEPVVKAAATHGAVLGLVDEQPKDGRIVKAGHGFMVPYTAKIPGTDVQFEMVPIAGGQFKMGSPDSEKGRKPAEGPQFDVTIEPFWIGKFELTWGEYKEFMKITDVFKGFEGLQPPLRPVTKDNQADAVTAPSNLYDPTFTFRNGQKPRLPAVTMSQFAAKQYTKWLSRLTSDFYRLPTEAEWEYAARAGTTTPYFYGDDPAQLGKYAWYFDNSNETTHEVGQKLPNPWGLYDIYGNASEWVLDQSLPEGYKKFAGRATNWKDAIVWPTKLFPRVLRGGSWDADAVECRSASRRESSDDDWRDTDPNSPKSPWWFTQPEALGVGFRIIRPLKPAPEAERSKFWDADVTSISDDAKDRVDQGRGARGIVDPALPEAVKKLEANEKGR; the protein is encoded by the coding sequence ATGTTGGCCGTCCTTGCTGCCACTGCCGAACCCGCTCGAACCGCGCCGCCGCGGCAGACGGAGCCAGTCGTAAAGGCCGCTGCGACGCATGGGGCCGTGCTCGGGCTGGTTGACGAGCAACCGAAGGACGGGCGGATCGTCAAGGCCGGGCACGGCTTCATGGTCCCTTACACGGCCAAGATCCCTGGGACCGACGTGCAGTTCGAGATGGTGCCGATCGCAGGCGGCCAATTCAAGATGGGAAGCCCGGATTCGGAAAAGGGGCGCAAGCCGGCCGAGGGACCGCAGTTCGACGTGACGATCGAGCCGTTTTGGATCGGCAAGTTCGAACTCACTTGGGGCGAGTACAAGGAGTTCATGAAGATCACGGATGTCTTCAAGGGTTTTGAGGGATTGCAGCCGCCGCTGCGCCCCGTGACGAAGGACAATCAAGCCGACGCCGTGACCGCCCCCTCGAACCTATACGACCCGACGTTCACGTTCCGCAATGGTCAGAAACCGCGGCTTCCGGCGGTCACCATGTCGCAATTCGCCGCCAAGCAATACACTAAGTGGCTCAGCCGACTTACCAGCGATTTCTATCGACTACCAACGGAAGCCGAGTGGGAATACGCCGCCCGTGCCGGCACGACGACCCCCTATTTCTATGGCGACGATCCGGCGCAGCTCGGCAAATACGCCTGGTATTTCGACAATTCCAACGAAACCACGCACGAGGTCGGCCAAAAGCTGCCGAATCCTTGGGGTCTTTACGACATCTACGGCAACGCCTCGGAATGGGTGCTCGACCAGAGTTTGCCGGAGGGATACAAGAAATTCGCCGGCCGCGCGACGAACTGGAAAGACGCGATCGTCTGGCCCACGAAACTGTTCCCGCGCGTGCTGCGCGGCGGCTCGTGGGACGCTGACGCCGTGGAATGCCGCTCGGCCTCGCGGCGCGAGTCGAGCGACGACGATTGGCGCGACACCGATCCGAATAGCCCCAAGAGCCCCTGGTGGTTCACGCAGCCCGAGGCGCTCGGCGTCGGATTTCGAATCATTCGGCCACTCAAGCCGGCGCCTGAGGCCGAGCGGAGCAAGTTTTGGGATGCCGACGTGACTTCGATCAGCGACGATGCCAAGGATCGCGTGGATCAAGGTCGCGGTGCTCGGGGGATCGTCGATCCGGCGCTGCCCGAGGCGGTCAAGAAGCTCGAAGCGAACGAGAAAGGTCGTTAG
- a CDS encoding prephenate dehydrogenase/arogenate dehydrogenase family protein gives MWKTVTIVGVGLIGGSIGLALRERELAERVIGVGRRAASLRKAKSMGAVSATTLSLEQGVAEADVVVVCTPIAQIPEQILQASSACRPSALITDAGSTKATIVQILNGQLPESVRFVGSHPLAGSEKSGPEAASADLFEGRIVVVTPGPTTREGVAADAADFWSALGATVFMMNPKDHDAALASTSHLPHLLASLLAGVTPRADLPLTATGWQDTTRIAAGDPELWAQILLDNKRNVLKSLARFEKTMQRAKTALERSDSKTLQRLLAEAKAIRDAVGS, from the coding sequence ATGTGGAAAACCGTCACCATTGTCGGAGTCGGCCTGATCGGTGGTTCGATCGGACTGGCGCTGCGCGAGCGGGAATTGGCCGAGCGCGTCATTGGCGTCGGGCGACGAGCGGCGTCGTTGCGAAAGGCGAAATCAATGGGAGCCGTCAGCGCGACGACGCTCAGCCTCGAACAAGGCGTTGCGGAGGCGGATGTCGTGGTCGTCTGCACTCCGATCGCACAGATCCCCGAGCAAATCCTTCAAGCCTCGTCAGCTTGCCGGCCAAGCGCGCTGATTACCGACGCGGGCAGCACCAAGGCCACGATCGTGCAGATCTTGAACGGCCAGCTTCCCGAGTCGGTTCGCTTCGTTGGCAGCCATCCGCTGGCGGGCAGCGAAAAATCCGGCCCAGAGGCCGCCAGCGCCGATCTATTCGAGGGGCGAATCGTGGTTGTCACCCCAGGTCCAACGACCCGCGAGGGAGTCGCTGCGGATGCGGCCGATTTTTGGTCGGCGCTTGGGGCCACGGTGTTCATGATGAACCCCAAGGACCACGACGCGGCTCTAGCCTCGACCAGTCATCTTCCGCATCTTCTGGCATCGCTATTGGCCGGAGTGACGCCGCGCGCCGATTTGCCATTAACCGCGACCGGCTGGCAAGATACGACGCGAATCGCGGCCGGCGACCCCGAGTTGTGGGCGCAAATTCTGCTGGATAACAAGCGAAACGTCTTGAAGTCGTTGGCCCGGTTTGAGAAAACGATGCAAAGAGCCAAGACGGCCCTGGAACGGAGCGATTCGAAAACTCTCCAGCGGCTCTTGGCGGAAGCCAAAGCGATCCGCGATGCTGTGGGAAGTTGA